A stretch of the Papaver somniferum cultivar HN1 chromosome 6, ASM357369v1, whole genome shotgun sequence genome encodes the following:
- the LOC113286964 gene encoding F-box/LRR-repeat protein At4g14103-like gives MATRNKKKKKLINSQSRNIVNNNMEDVGEDRISKLPEPLIHHVLSFLPIKYAVSTTILSKRWKNLWISMPVFDFLDWRSITYAPGTEGGDFKLHQETNRFMDFLDNTLFSNNNASSTIQRFHLNCDNEHFDASRVREWITALIKRKVGELNLMVNCPRSNLVPVDLFICESLTILDFDFGKEQVLEFPQSISLPKLKVLRLSYVLFKDKALAQQFFSNCPTLEELVLCRCRRNDLDVLFFSAPRLKFFALKGSLRERFCYNLRVEIDAPNLTSIEYGGWLPRDFLAGNFPSLVEADFCHARDNKVITLDSLSKFVRLCSNIKLLKTSYKCFQIFGIANVPLTSFPTFNNLVRLEVDYDYPHFPLPSMNSLVKFLHLSPNLESLVINQVPFIQEVNGYELTLNTTPHCLLLCLNSLELRNCKGLPEEMEFARLFLKHAQVLQLVIFRRGISLNSSCEIIQQLQNYPRASTHCSFQLL, from the exons ATggcaacaagaaacaaaaagaagaagaagctcaTCAATTCACAATCTAG AAACATCGTCAACAACAACATGGAGGACGTGGGAGAGGATAGGATTAGTAAATTGCCTGAACCCTTAATTCATCATGTACTCTCTTTTCTTCCTATCAAATATGCTGTTTCCACCACAATTTTATCAAAGAGATGGAAAAATCTCTGGATATCTATGCCCGTTTTTGACTTTCTTGATTGGCGATCTATTACTTATGCCCCGGGGACTGAAGGTGGTGATTTCAAGCTACATCAAGAAACCAATAGGTTTATGGATTTCTTGGACAATACATTGTTTTCTAATAATAACGCATCATCAACTATACAGAGATTCCATCTCAATTGTGACAATGAACACTTTGATGCAAGCCGGGTGAGGGAATGGATTACTGCTTTAATAAAGCGTAAAGTCGGAGAGCTTAATCTTATGGTGAATTGCCCGAGATCCAATCTGGTTCCCGTTGACCTTTTCATTTGTGAATCACTGACGatattggattttgattttggaaAAGAACAAGTTCTTGAGTTCCCACAATCAATTTCTTTACCAAAACTTAAGGTACTTCGGTTATCGTATGTTCTATTCAAGGATAAGGCACTGGCGCAACAATTTTTTTCTAACTGTCCTACACTTGAAGAATTAGTATTGTGCAGATGTAGGCGGAATGATCTAGATGTCTTATTTTTCTCAGCACCGCGACTTAAGTTCTTCGCCTTAAAGGGTTCTCTAAGAGAGCGTTTTTGTTATAACCTTAGAGTTGAGATCGACGCACCAAATCTAACCTCCATTGAGTATGGTGGCTGGCTACCAAGAGACTTTCTTGCGGGTAACTTTCCATCACTAGTTGAAGCAGATTTTTGCCATGCCCGTGATAACAAAGTAATTACATTAGATTCTTTATCTAAGTTTGTAAGACTGTGTTCCAATATAAAGCTCCTTAAAACATCATACAAGTGTTTTCAG ATTTTTGGCATTGCAAATGTTCCCTTAACAAGTTTCCCAACCTTCAATAATTTGGTGCGTTTGGAAGTGGATTACGATTATCCTCATTTTCCGTTACCTTCCATGAATTCGTTAGTCAAGTTTCTACATTTATCACCAAATTTGGAATCACTAGTCATCAATCAG GTACCTTTTATTCAAGAAGTCAATGGGTATGAGTTGACATTAAACACAACGCCTCATTGTTTGTTGCTCTGCCTCAATTCACTCGAACTTCGAAACTGTAAAGGTCTCCCGGAGGAGATGGAGTTTGCTAGATTGTTTTTGAAGCATGCTCAAGTCCTTCAACTGGTGATATTTAGAAGAGGAATTTCACTAAATTCTTCATGCGAAATCATTCAGCAGTTACAAAATTATCCAAGGGCTTCAACACACTGTAGTTTTCAGTTACTGTAA
- the LOC113290509 gene encoding uncharacterized protein LOC113290509, which translates to MAYETFVQPAIPRFYGHYDHWSMLMENFIRSKEYWHLIEDGVNEPVNRVALLALTPENKSKLDKERLADLKLKNYLFQAIYRSILETILDKSSSKSIWDSMKKKYQGTGKVKRAHLQALRSDWEVLRMKVGESVSDYLARAMSIANKMRSHGEKMDDVVIIEKVLRSMTSKFDYVVCSIEESHDVDTLSIDQLTSSLMIHKKRVNQHETVEQALQLQHSNNGNSSKKKDKEKDDETEISLLMACHHQEEIDHRNDMWYLDTGSRNRRYQISSQKQHSTSHLKCNLLNVGQLLEKGYELTFKNGVCRIEDPKRGLVTQYSERSIVVMASSLWTSEFQGDSFLKESKWRAKKVLELVHTDICGLVTPLSNDNKRYFITFTDDFSRKTWVYFLNAKSEAFSVFKELKVLVEKDAGCLIKTLRSDRGGEYKSNEFADFCKKDGIKRKFTAAFTPQQNGVAERKNRTILNMVRSVLYTSGVPKNFWPEVVQWSVYVLNRSPTQSVINMTPIEAWSGEKPCVSHLRVFGCIAYAHVPDEKRKKLDDKGVKCVFLGYSDVSKAYKLFDPITEKIMTSRDVVFDETRFWNWKTNDVGEFIPVEDDFVGSTSPEIHTPVISPPSSPEPQHIATPNAPTEQGSPSSLPTSPESETSQPSVAASRPRRTINRPSWMEDYQLQVSGDDSSQIHLALFAGSDLVSLKMLFKIQNGL; encoded by the exons ATGGCGTATGAAACTTTTGTGCAACCTGCAATTCCTCGTTTTTATGGTCATTATGACCATTGGAGCATGTTGATGGAGAATTTTATAAGATCCAAGGAGTATTGGCATCTTATAGAGGATGGGGTTAATGAACCAGTTAATAGGGTTGCGTTATTAGCTTTGACTCCTGAAAACAAGTCGAAGTTGGATAAAGAAAGGTTAGCGGATCTGAAATTGAAGAACTATTTGTTCCAAGCAATTTATAGGTCAATCTTGGAAACTATTCTTGACAAGAGTTCTTCAAAGTCAATCTGGGATTCgatgaagaaaaaatatcaaGGAACAGGGAAGGTTAAAAGAGCTCACTTACAAGCATTAAGGTCAGACTGGGAAGTTCTGAGAATGAAGGTAGGTGAATCTGTTTCTGATTACTTGGCTAGGGCAATGTCAATCGCAAACAAGATGCGAAGCCATGGTGAAAAGATGGATGACGTTGTTATCATCGAGAAGGTTTTGAGGTCCATGACGTCGAAGTTTGATTATGTTGTTTGTTCGATTGAAGAGTCACATGATGTTGATACTCTTTCAATTGATCAACTAACAAGTTCGTTGATGATTCACAAGAAAAGAGTCAATCAACATGAAACTGTTGAACAAGCATTGCAGCTGCAGCACTCCAATAATGGCAATTCTTCAAAGAAGAAGGACAAAG AGAAAGATGATGAGACAGAAATAAGTTTGTTAATGGCATGTCATCACCAAGAAGAGATTGATCATCGAAACGATATGTGGTACTTGGATACAGGTTCAA GGAATAGGAGATATCAAATTTCAAGCCAAAAACAACACTCAACAAGTCATCTCAAATGCAATCTACTAAATGTCGGCCAACTCTTAGAAAAGGGATATGAACTGACTTTTAAGAATGGAGTTTGCCGAATTGAAGACCCGAAGAGAGGCTTAGTTACCCAG TATAGTGAACGATCCATCGTGGTTATGGCATCTTCGCTATGGACATCTGAATTTCAAGG AGACTCGTTTCTTAAGGAAAGTAAATGGCGAGCTAAGAAGGTGTTGGAGTTGGTTCATACCGATATATGTGGGTTGGTCACACCATTGTCAAACGATAACAAGCGGTATTTTATTACCTTTACTGATGATTTTAGTCGCAAAACTTGGGTTTACTTTTTGAATGCAAAATCAGAAGCTTTTTCTGTATTCAAAGAGCTTAAGGTTCTTGTTGAGAAAGATGCAGGGTGTCTCATTAAGACCTTAAGGTCAGATCGTGGTGGTGAATATAAGTCTAATGAATTTGCTGATTTTTGTAAGAAAGATGGCATCAAACGGAAATTTACAGCAGCTTTTACCCCACAGCAGAATGGTGTAGCGGAGCGTAAAAATCGTACAATTTTGAATATGGTGCGTAGCGTACTGTACACATCTGGAGTTCCCAAGAATTTTTGGCCTGAAGTTGTACAGTGGAGTGTTTATGTGCTGAATAGAAGTCCTACACAATCAGTTATAAACATGACTCCAATCGAGGCGTGGAGCGGTGAAAAACCTTGTGTATCACACTTGCGGGTATTTGGTTGTATCGCTTATGCCCATGTGCCGGATGAGAAGCGGAAAAAGCTTGATGATAAAGGGGTAAAATGTGTTTTTCTTGGTTATAGTGATGTTTCAAAAGCTTACAAGTTGTTTGATCCTATAAcagaaaaaattatgaccagtcgAGATGTTGTGTTTGACGAAACTCGCTTCTGGAATTGGAAGACTAATGATGTTGGTGAGTTCATTCCAGTTGAAGATGATTTTGTAGGCAGTACAAGTCCAGAAATCCATACTCCTGTTATTTCACCTCCAAGCTCACCAGAACCGCAGCACATCGCAACACCAAATGCTCCTACAGAACAAGGTTCTCCATCAAGCTTACCTACTTCACCTGAGTCAGAAACTTCTCAACCATCTGTTGCAGCGTCAAGACCTCGTCGCACAATTAATAGACCTTCTTGGATGGAAGATTATCAACTACAAGTTTCAGGTGATGATTCTTCTCAAATTCACCTTGCTTTATTTGCTGGCAGTGATCTTGTGAGCTTAAAGATGCTGTTCAAGATCCAAAATGGCTTGTAG
- the LOC113286965 gene encoding FBD-associated F-box protein At5g22730-like codes for MDPEFFLGTESEPTKFIRLSSNIKLLKASYKCFQVFVNANVPLTSFPTFNNLVLLEVDYDYVDFPIPSMSSLVKFLHFSPNLESLVIHQVHFIQEVKGYEWTLDTTPLCLLLFLKSIELRNFKGLPEEMEFTRFFLEHAQVLQLVVLRRGIALNSSSEAIQQLQNFPRASTDCSFQLL; via the exons ATGGACCCAGAATTCTTCCTTGGAACAGAAAGCGAACCCACCAAGTTTATAAGACTGTCTTCTAATATAAAGCTCCTTAAAGCATCATACAAGTGTTTCCAG GTTTTTGTCAATGCGAATGTTCCCTTAACAAGTTTCCCAACCTTCAATAATTTGGTGCTTTTGGAAGTGGATTACGATTATGTTGATTTTCCAATACCTTCCATGAGTTCATTAGTCAAATTTCTACATTTCTCACCAAATTTGGAATCTCTAGTCATCCATCAG GTACATTTTATCCAAGAAGTAAAGGGGTACGAGTGGACGTTAGATACAACGCCTCTCTGTTTGTTGCTATTCCTCAAATCAATCGAACTTCGAAATTTTAAAGGTCTCCCAGAGGAAATGGAGTTCACTAGATTTTTTTTGGAACATGCTCAAGTCCTTCAACTGGTGGTATTGAGAAGAGGAATTGCACTAAATTCTTCATCCGAAGCCATTCAGCAGTTACAAAATTTTCCAAGGGCTTCAACAGATTGTAGTTTTCAGTTGCTGTAA
- the LOC113290510 gene encoding F-box/LRR-repeat protein At4g14103-like, with the protein MEDVGEDMISKLPESIIHHVLSLLPIKCAVSTTVLSKTWKNQWVCVPVFDFRQWRSITHSPGTVVNVETSNANVLIRQKDTDKFMDFLDSTFFSNNNMSTIQKFYLCCDIFFDAIRVREWITGLIKRKVEELMLTVNFPKANPVPSDLLTCESPTALDIDFVKQHVLEFPQAVSLPRLKKLRLSYVLFKDRAATQK; encoded by the coding sequence ATGGAGGACGTGGGAGAGGATATGATTAGTAAATTGCCTGAATCCATAATTCATCATGTACTCTCTCTACTTCCAATCAAATGTGCTGTTTCCACTACAGTTTTGTCTAAAACATGGAAAAATCAATGGGTATGTGTTCCGGTTTTTGATTTTCGCCAATGGCGATCTATTACTCATTCCCCAGGGACTGTGGTTAATGTAGAAACCAGTAACGCGAATGTGCTCATACGACAGAAGGATACTGATAAGTTTATGGATTTTTTGGACAGTACATTTTTTTCTAATAATAACATGTCAACTATACAGAAATTCTATCTCTGTTGTGatattttttttgatgcaatCCGGGTGAGAGAATGGATTACCGGGTTAATAAAGCGTAAAGTCGAAGAGCTTATGCTTACCGTGAACTTCCCGAAAGCCAATCCGGTTCCCTCAGACCTTTTGACTTGTGAATCACCGACAGCGTTGGATATTGATTTTGTAAAACAACATGTTCTTGAATTCCCACAGGCAGTTTCTTTACCAAGACTTAAAAAACTTCGGCTTTCCTATGTTTTATTTAAGGATAGGGCAGCGACGCAGAAATGA